A genomic segment from Actinomadura hallensis encodes:
- a CDS encoding multidrug effflux MFS transporter, with product MTQTARPAAGTAGGAPDRRLWSIIILGSLTAIGPLSIDLYLPALPALAADLSTGAVQTQLTLTACVAGLAAGQAVAGPLSDTLGRRRPLLAGLAAYAAASVLCAVSPTVETLIAMRVVQGAAGAAGIVIARAIVRDLYQGVAAARFFSMLMLVTGLAPILAPVLGGQLLRLVPWPGLFAVLSGVGVALFLGALLGLGETLPPERRAAGGPRATAATFRDLATDRAFAGYALTIGLAFGAMFTYISGSPFVLQDIYGMSPQTYGVAFGVNALGIVTAAQVGGRLAGRVPLRRLLAAGLGIVTAGGAGLLLAVLTGAGLYGVLPALFLVTSGQGLILPNATALALSSSRASRAAGSGSALLGVAQFTLGGAAAPLAGIAGRGTAVPMAASIAALAVLASIVAAAAARTPEPPEAPEPEAAGDAGIPPSPA from the coding sequence ATGACGCAGACGGCCCGTCCGGCCGCCGGGACCGCCGGCGGCGCGCCGGACCGGCGGCTGTGGTCGATCATCATTCTCGGGTCGCTGACCGCCATCGGCCCCCTGTCGATCGACCTGTACCTGCCCGCGCTGCCCGCGCTCGCCGCCGACCTGTCGACCGGCGCGGTGCAGACGCAGCTCACCCTCACCGCGTGCGTCGCCGGGCTGGCCGCCGGGCAGGCGGTGGCGGGCCCGCTCAGCGACACGCTGGGGCGGCGCCGCCCGCTGCTGGCCGGGCTGGCCGCCTACGCCGCCGCGTCGGTGCTGTGCGCGGTCTCCCCCACCGTGGAGACGCTGATCGCGATGCGGGTGGTGCAGGGCGCCGCCGGAGCCGCCGGGATCGTCATCGCGCGGGCGATCGTCCGCGACCTGTACCAGGGCGTGGCCGCCGCCCGGTTCTTCTCCATGCTCATGCTGGTCACCGGGCTCGCCCCGATCCTCGCGCCCGTCCTCGGCGGGCAGCTGCTGCGGCTCGTGCCGTGGCCGGGCCTGTTCGCCGTCCTGTCCGGGGTGGGGGTCGCGCTGTTCCTCGGCGCGCTGCTCGGTCTCGGGGAGACGCTGCCGCCGGAGCGCCGCGCGGCGGGCGGGCCGCGCGCGACGGCCGCCACGTTCCGGGACCTGGCGACCGACCGGGCGTTCGCCGGGTACGCCCTGACGATCGGCCTGGCGTTCGGGGCGATGTTCACCTACATCTCGGGGTCGCCGTTCGTCCTCCAGGACATCTACGGGATGTCGCCGCAGACGTACGGCGTCGCGTTCGGCGTCAACGCCCTCGGGATCGTGACCGCCGCGCAGGTCGGCGGCCGCCTCGCCGGGCGGGTGCCGCTGCGGCGGCTGCTCGCCGCCGGGCTCGGCATCGTCACCGCGGGCGGGGCGGGGCTGCTCCTCGCCGTCCTCACCGGCGCCGGCCTGTACGGTGTGCTCCCCGCGCTGTTCCTCGTCACCTCCGGGCAGGGGCTCATCCTGCCGAACGCGACGGCGCTGGCCCTGTCGTCGAGCCGCGCGTCCCGGGCGGCGGGGAGCGGCTCGGCGCTGCTCGGCGTCGCCCAGTTCACGCTCGGCGGGGCCGCCGCGCCGCTGGCCGGGATCGCCGGGCGGGGCACCGCCGTCCCGATGGCCGCGTCGATCGCCGCCCTGGCGGTGCTGGCGTCGATCGTCGCCGCGGCCGCCGCCCGCACGCCGGAGCCGCCGGAGGCGCCGGAGCCGGAGGCGGCGGGCGACGCCGGAATCCCGCCGTCACCGGCCTGA
- a CDS encoding TRAFAC clade GTPase domain-containing protein, translated as MHPALVLLLIVVWGAAMWLGFVYVFPVLFAATLVVAGAAALGVYYLHACRTLAPSTLDGPSPVAEPKTAYRHYLLGQVWRDWWTISRTVVPQVYRTARAVIVRLTRLLLGGFWGFFVLPVWLALCAGIVAAAVPAAVFVAALTVLYGLVAAAGLAVWLVCVLVLAAVERVFMMYGRILQTCPHPFCYERIGLPEYECPGCGARHTRLAPGSGGAFRHVCRCGARLPTTVPLGRFRLAAYCPHCGGRLPERIGRVRVEPLPFVGGPAAGKTTFMVLGIRALHARARAVHGRLAFVEQRHAQAYAGAIREFQRGGRLAKTGPELPLATMVDVELPGRARRILYLFDPAGEHYTGATEVESLRYLEHSEALLFVVDPFALPQLRRSLTGDELEFVDEAAASSEEDPADTLQRVLNELRSRPDQGHQKRVAVVVTKTDLLARTEIGRCLAGPGAGDEAGLREWLGNVGLGNTVRTLDQLAGQVRYFASGLTTEPAAVADLLGWVTGLNPAGAANGVRPPADASQELPGTAPLRAPWPVRGRGPDRVPVGYQAGRWAVLAGVSAVTVATVTGAVVAAAERFPF; from the coding sequence GTGCACCCCGCCCTCGTGCTGCTCCTGATCGTCGTCTGGGGCGCGGCGATGTGGCTCGGCTTCGTGTACGTGTTCCCGGTGCTGTTCGCCGCGACGCTCGTCGTCGCCGGGGCGGCCGCGCTCGGCGTCTACTACCTGCACGCGTGCCGGACGCTCGCGCCGTCCACGCTCGACGGGCCGTCCCCGGTCGCCGAACCGAAGACCGCCTACCGGCACTACCTGCTGGGGCAGGTCTGGCGGGACTGGTGGACGATCAGCCGCACGGTCGTCCCGCAGGTGTACCGGACGGCGCGGGCCGTGATCGTCCGGCTGACCCGGCTGCTGCTCGGCGGGTTCTGGGGCTTCTTCGTCCTCCCCGTCTGGCTGGCGCTGTGCGCGGGCATCGTGGCCGCGGCCGTCCCCGCGGCGGTGTTCGTCGCGGCGCTCACCGTCCTGTACGGGCTGGTGGCGGCGGCCGGGCTCGCCGTGTGGCTGGTGTGCGTGCTCGTCCTGGCGGCGGTGGAACGCGTCTTCATGATGTACGGGCGGATCCTGCAGACCTGCCCGCACCCCTTCTGCTACGAGCGCATCGGGCTGCCCGAGTACGAGTGCCCGGGGTGCGGGGCGCGGCACACCCGCCTCGCCCCGGGGTCGGGCGGCGCGTTCCGCCACGTGTGCCGGTGCGGGGCGCGGCTGCCCACGACCGTCCCGCTCGGGCGTTTCCGGCTGGCCGCGTACTGCCCGCACTGCGGGGGGCGGCTGCCCGAGCGGATCGGGCGGGTCCGCGTGGAGCCGCTGCCGTTCGTCGGCGGCCCGGCCGCCGGGAAGACCACGTTCATGGTCCTCGGCATCCGCGCCCTGCACGCGCGGGCCCGCGCGGTGCACGGGCGGCTCGCGTTCGTCGAGCAGCGGCACGCGCAGGCGTACGCGGGCGCGATCCGCGAGTTCCAGCGCGGCGGGCGGCTCGCCAAGACCGGGCCGGAGCTGCCGCTGGCGACCATGGTGGACGTGGAGCTGCCGGGACGCGCGCGGCGCATCCTCTACCTGTTCGACCCGGCCGGCGAGCACTACACGGGCGCCACGGAGGTCGAGTCGCTGCGCTACCTGGAGCACAGCGAGGCGCTGCTGTTCGTCGTGGACCCGTTCGCGCTCCCCCAGCTGCGCCGCTCGCTGACCGGGGACGAGCTCGAGTTCGTCGACGAGGCGGCGGCGTCCTCGGAGGAGGACCCGGCCGACACCCTGCAGCGGGTCCTGAACGAGCTGCGCTCCCGTCCCGACCAGGGACACCAGAAACGCGTCGCCGTCGTCGTCACCAAGACCGACCTGCTGGCCCGCACGGAGATCGGCCGCTGCCTGGCCGGGCCCGGCGCCGGGGACGAGGCGGGGCTGCGCGAGTGGCTCGGGAACGTCGGCCTCGGCAACACCGTCCGCACGCTCGACCAGCTCGCGGGGCAGGTGCGGTACTTCGCGTCCGGCCTGACCACCGAGCCCGCGGCCGTCGCGGACCTGCTCGGCTGGGTGACCGGCCTGAACCCGGCCGGCGCGGCGAACGGCGTCCGGCCGCCCGCCGACGCCTCCCAGGAGCTTCCCGGGACGGCCCCGCTGCGCGCCCCGTGGCCGGTGCGGGGCCGCGGGCCGGACCGCGTCCCCGTCGGCTACCAGGCCGGGCGGTGGGCCGTCCTCGCGGGCGTCTCGGCCGTCACCGTCGCGACCGTGACCGGCGCGGTCGTCGCCGCCGCGGAACGCTTCCCCTTCTAG